TTGGCCAATGGAGAATATATAAATCCAAATAATCCAATCCCAATAGATTCAGGCTATTATTGAAAGCATTTAAGGCATTATCGTAGCCATAGTCCTCCATCCATAGCTTTGTGGTGACAAATAATTCAGAACGTTTTACTCCACTTCGTTTAATACCTTCCCCTACTTCTTTTTCGTTTCCGTAATTGGTAGCTGTATCCACCAAGCGATAACCATTTTTTAAAGCGAAAGCAACATCATCAGCTGCCTGAATAGTGGGCAATGCAAATGAACCTACTCCAAGTACAGGCATCTCTACCCCATTGTTTAGTTTAATTGTAGGACTTTTAGCAGTTGCTATGCTGGCGTTTTGATTTTCATTATTCATGACGTTATTATTTAACATTGATCCTGCAGAAGCTAAGCCTGATACCGCTAAAGCACCTGAGGCCAAACCTGCCTTTTTGATAAAATCTCTTCTGTTTGACATATTTTTATATTTTGTAATTGGTGATTATTTAATTGTGTAACCTCCATCTGGAACTACTGCTTGCCCTACCATAAAACCAGCAGCTTCACTTGATAACCACAGTACAGTTGAAGCCAGTTCTTCTGCTTTTCCCATTCTACCTCTTGGTATACCACTAATAATAGCATCCATATGTTCAGGGTGATCGGCAACGGCATTGGCAACCATTGGTGTGTCTGTAGTTCCTGGGCAAATACAGTTCACTCGAATTCCTTTAGATGCATATTCCAGGGCAGTTGCCTTGGTTAAACCTACTACTCCGTGCTTGGCAGCAGTGTAAGCTCCTAAGTCGGCAGTGCCCACAATACCACTTTGCGAAGAGCAATTGACGATAGATCCAAAACCTTGTTGGCGCATGATCTGCAATTCATATTTCATGCAAAGCCAAATACCTTTCAGGTTCACTGCGATGGCTCTGTCGAAATCTTCTGATGAAGCATCGGCTGTTTCAGCAACGGCAACATGCATCCCTGCATTGTTGTAAGCAACATCCAACTTTCCAAATTTTTGAACAACTTGTTCTACCAGTTTTTTTACTTCAAATTCGTTGCTAACATCACATTTGATACCGATAACGTCGTAACCTTGGTCATAAAGCGATTTCACAGCTTCATTCAATGCCTCTTTATTAAAATCAGACAGGGCAACGGAAGCTCCTGATTGAGCAAATTGTTTGGCTGTTTCTAAACCTAATCCTGATGCTGCACCAGTAACCAATGCTACTTTATTTTTGAATGATATTTCCATTATTAAAATTTAATCTTTTGTCTATACAAAATTACCAGCTTGAATACAGAGCAGCTTATACCAATTACGGAGATACTGTTACATTTTACGGAATTAGCTGAGATACCATATTTGGATCAGAATTATTTGGATAAATTTGCTTTAGGTAAATAAAAATGCAATGAACAGAATAGTGAATTTTGATACGGTGGACAGTTACAATAAATACGGTGGACAAACTACGGTTAATCCTTTAGTGAGTATTGTAGATCTATCCGAGGGTCCGTTGAATAACTACAGCCAGCTAAATGTGGGTCTATATATCATTGTTTTTAAAGACAAATATTGCGGTGAAATTGAATACGGTAGAAGTTCGTACGATTATAATGAAGGCGCCCTTTTATTTTTTTCACCCGGACAGGTTATACGCTTGGAGGAAACTGAAGAATTAAATCAGCCTAAAGGCTATGCTCTGGCGTTCCATCCAGATTTTCTGCACAGAACATCACTGCTCAAAAATTTTCACGAATATACTTTTTTCAACTATGCAATGAAGGAAGCATTATATATGTCCGAAAATGAACAGACAGATATTCTGGATTGCTTTGCAAGGATAAAATCAGAAATTGAGAGACCAATTGACCAGCACAGCAAGCGCGTAATAATCTCTGCCATCGAATTGTTATTAAGTTATTGTATCCGTTTTTACGACCGTCAGTTTATCACTAGAGAGAAGATGAACTACGGTATTCTTGAAAAGTTTGAAGAGTTACTACGAAATTATTATCAATCCGATTTACCATCTGAATTAGGACTTCCCTCTGTAAATTATTGTGCATCAGAACTATTCCTATCGCCCAATTATTTTGGTGATCTGATCAAAAAAGAAACGGGCAAAACTGCCCATGAATATATTCAAAATTCCATCATTAATCTGGCAAAAAGCAAAGTCGCCGATCCCGCTAAATCATTAAGTGAAATTGCATATGAATTAGGGTTTAAAAATCCTTCCCATTTTTCAAAATTATTCAAGCAGAAGACAGGAAGAACACCACAGGAATACCGGATGAAGGTTTAGCACGTTTAATTCAAAAAAGAATACTTTCTAACACCTTCAAAATATTATCAATCTCTTCTAATAAATGATTTGAGCCAGAGTCCTATGGGCTTAAGGAGATAACGATTTATTAATTGTATATTTTCTCATAGGCATAACATATTATTTATCAAACCGTTACATCTTGACATTTATGGTTTGATTTTTTTCACTTGAAATCTTTAACCTATCTAAAATACGCAGCCTAAAAGTGCTGCATTAAAGATCTCATCGGCATTGAAACGCGGTCTGAAATCCCATTAAGGTTCTAGTTTTTTTCTCTTTTGGTTTATTATGACTTTTTGATACTAAATATAACAATTCTAGTATAATTTTAGCTTCCTTTTCATTTGCCTGAACTCCATTCTTAGCCAGAATAATAATTGCTTGTTACACTTATAACTAGTTTCTATATTTGAAATTCAGAGTCAATAAAGCTTAGTAACCAATTGAAATTAAAATATTTTGAATCTAAAATCCAACAATTAGCAAATTCTGACTTTTGTTATATTTTTCCTTACTTTTATATCATATCAATTGTACCAGCATTACGGAACTTTGCATTAAAGATTTAAAATAAAATACAATGTCAAAGACAATTTTTATTACGGGTGCATCCCGTGGGTTAGGAAAAATATGGACCGAAGCATTTTTAAAACGTGGCGATAATGTTATTGCAGCAGTAAGAAACTTAGAATCACTAAATGATTTATCTGCAGAATATCCATCCACCCTAAAAGTAGTTAAACTGGATATCACAGACAGAGAATCTTGTTTTAAGGTTGTAAAGGAAGCAAAATCATATTTTGGTAAAATTGATGTGTTAATTAACAATGCAGGATATGGTCATATTGGCGCCATTGAAGAACTAACAGAAAGTGAAGTTAGAGCACAGATTGAAACTAATTTATTTGGGTTAATTTGGGTTACACAGGCAATACTACCCATTATGAGAGAGCAAGGTTTTGGCCACTTGATTCAGGTTTCAAGTGCCTTAGGAACTGCTGTTTTACCGACAATGGGTATTTACAGTGCTTCAAAGTTTGCTGTTGAAGGTTTAAATGAAACTCTAGCATTAGAAGTTAAGAATCAAGGTATTAAAGTAACCATTCTTGAACCTAACGGATTTGCAACAGATTTCAGCGTATCCTCATTTGCACAGAGCACACCATTACCGATTTATGATAATGTACGTCAAACAATAGGTGCAAGACAAGGAGCCAGAACCGAAGATGTAGGAGACCCTCAAGCCACAGCAAAGGCTATTCTAACACTTGTTGACGCTGAAGAACCACCATTAAGACTTATTCTTGGAAAAGCAGCATTACCTTGGTTCAAGACGACTTATGAAGAACGTTTGAAAACATGGGAAGATTGGCAACATATCTCGGTCCCTGCACACGGAAACTAACTATTAATAATCGTGGATCTGCTCTATTGCAGGTTCACGATACTTTATTTGATGATTATGAGTCATTTTGAAAAAATTAGTAAACTACATTTAGAGTTAGGATATAAGGCTCCTGAAAATCCTCTATTTAGCATTCTGAAATGTGATGAAAATAGCTGTCCCGGAATTGAAATTGATTTCACGGCAGATTTTTACATTATTGGTTTTAGAAAATTAAAATCAGGCAGTGTTTCCTATGGAAGGACTATATACGATCATGATTCTGGATCAATGTCATTTGTAAAACCAAGACAGAAAATGATTTTCCAGAATGTACAATTACAGGAAAAAGGATTTTTGATTCTTATCCACGAGGATTTTTTAGCAGGCACCGGGCTCTATAATAAAATTGAAAAATATAGCTACTTTGACTACGAGGTTAATGAAGCACTTTATCTAACGCCTCTCGAGGAAGAAACCATCTGGAATCTTTTTTCACATATTGAAAAAGAATACTTCAATAACGTCGATACATACAGCAAAGAAATTATTTTAGCGCATATTGAAACGATGCTAAAATATGCTCAACGTTTTTACACAAGACAGTTTATTAATAGAAAACAGATAAATAGCATTACAGCAACAAAATTTAATTCTGCTTTGGATACCTATTTCAAAAATGATATGGTAAAAGAATTAGGACTGCCATCGGTACGTTATCTTTCCAATCAATTAAACCTTTCTTCAAGATATCTAAGTGACCTTTTAAAGCAAGAAACCGGAAAAACTGCATTAGAACTGATTCATCTTTATCTAATGTCAAAAGCTAAAAATCTTTTAAAGGAAGGGCAATTAACCATTTCGGAAATATCATTTTCTTTAGGATATGAAAATCCGGCTTATTTTTCAAAGCTCTTTAAAAAAGAAGTTGGAAGTTCTCCAAATGAATACAAAAACAATATTTTGAATTAAAATAATCTATAGGGTATATGCGGTAGCTTTGTTACCCTTTTATGAATTTGATGATCGTTTGACAAAATTGTTTTATCATTTAACAATCTATCAAAAATAGCTATTGCTTGTGTTTTATTTTACGTATTCCTTATATATTTAAAAAGGATTCAAACTAAATTAAATAGTCGCTCCTTAAAAAGCTGTTTTTTGACTTTGAAAATTATATTTGCCTAAAAAGATTCGGAGAACAAGTTCGAGCCAAAGAAGAATTTGTTGTTTGATTTGATTCAATCTCATCTTCAAATTGTATCCAATCCCTGCTAATAATGCATTATTAATATCTCCAGCCACTCCTTTCAGGAAGTTTAATCCTAAGGAGTGGTTTCTTTTTAAATGAGAGATACAAGGTTCTATGGCTGCTCTTGCCCGGAATCTTAATCTGGCTACTTGTTGCCCATATTTTGTTTTTTCTTTTTTTGCGGGAAGCAAAATTGCTGTTCCTTCCACTTCTTTGATTCCTTTAAATCCTCTGTCTGTAGTGGCTTTCGTAGGTCTTGTTCCGCCAACGGATTTTCTTACCCTCTCACTCTGTGCCAATGATTCTTCAAGAGTTTTACTATCGTGAGGATTGCCAGAAAATCTCTTTACCGAGCTGATGATCCCTGTTTTCCGACCTCTTACTACTGCTACTTTTGTCCCAAACTCGTATGCTTTTCCCGATTTTCCTTTCGCAATACACGCAACTTGTGGCTCGTGAAGACTGTAAATTTTATCTTTCGTGGTACGTTCTTGGGTGAGTGCTTTAAGGTAAATTTTAAAAACGTCTTCGTAGCCTTTCAAAACATCTTTAGGAAGTTTTCTTTCCAATTCCCGAAGAACTCTTTTACCAATCGTCCTGAGCTTTTTCCTCGCCATTTTTGCCTTCTTCTGTCTTCTGGGATGATGTCCAAAAAAAGCGTCCCGCAATAATTGTTTGCTCACTCTTCTGTAGCTTTGTCTTTGTACAACGCTCTCTTTTTCTGCTATTTTTCTACAATTGTCGATTACTTTTTTTGCTAATTTGGCATCGGTAGGAAAGGTAATGTTCTTCTCCTGAACCGTCGTATCTACCTGAACTTCATCTTCTGTTTTGGCTTTGGGATGGAGAGAAACGCTTTGTCCCAAAAGAAATTCCAAA
The sequence above is a segment of the Chryseobacterium sp. MYb264 genome. Coding sequences within it:
- a CDS encoding SDR family NAD(P)-dependent oxidoreductase, whose amino-acid sequence is MEISFKNKVALVTGAASGLGLETAKQFAQSGASVALSDFNKEALNEAVKSLYDQGYDVIGIKCDVSNEFEVKKLVEQVVQKFGKLDVAYNNAGMHVAVAETADASSEDFDRAIAVNLKGIWLCMKYELQIMRQQGFGSIVNCSSQSGIVGTADLGAYTAAKHGVVGLTKATALEYASKGIRVNCICPGTTDTPMVANAVADHPEHMDAIISGIPRGRMGKAEELASTVLWLSSEAAGFMVGQAVVPDGGYTIK
- a CDS encoding helix-turn-helix domain-containing protein codes for the protein MNRIVNFDTVDSYNKYGGQTTVNPLVSIVDLSEGPLNNYSQLNVGLYIIVFKDKYCGEIEYGRSSYDYNEGALLFFSPGQVIRLEETEELNQPKGYALAFHPDFLHRTSLLKNFHEYTFFNYAMKEALYMSENEQTDILDCFARIKSEIERPIDQHSKRVIISAIELLLSYCIRFYDRQFITREKMNYGILEKFEELLRNYYQSDLPSELGLPSVNYCASELFLSPNYFGDLIKKETGKTAHEYIQNSIINLAKSKVADPAKSLSEIAYELGFKNPSHFSKLFKQKTGRTPQEYRMKV
- a CDS encoding SDR family NAD(P)-dependent oxidoreductase is translated as MSKTIFITGASRGLGKIWTEAFLKRGDNVIAAVRNLESLNDLSAEYPSTLKVVKLDITDRESCFKVVKEAKSYFGKIDVLINNAGYGHIGAIEELTESEVRAQIETNLFGLIWVTQAILPIMREQGFGHLIQVSSALGTAVLPTMGIYSASKFAVEGLNETLALEVKNQGIKVTILEPNGFATDFSVSSFAQSTPLPIYDNVRQTIGARQGARTEDVGDPQATAKAILTLVDAEEPPLRLILGKAALPWFKTTYEERLKTWEDWQHISVPAHGN
- a CDS encoding helix-turn-helix domain-containing protein, with protein sequence MSHFEKISKLHLELGYKAPENPLFSILKCDENSCPGIEIDFTADFYIIGFRKLKSGSVSYGRTIYDHDSGSMSFVKPRQKMIFQNVQLQEKGFLILIHEDFLAGTGLYNKIEKYSYFDYEVNEALYLTPLEEETIWNLFSHIEKEYFNNVDTYSKEIILAHIETMLKYAQRFYTRQFINRKQINSITATKFNSALDTYFKNDMVKELGLPSVRYLSNQLNLSSRYLSDLLKQETGKTALELIHLYLMSKAKNLLKEGQLTISEISFSLGYENPAYFSKLFKKEVGSSPNEYKNNILN
- a CDS encoding IS5 family transposase, with translation MLGKIREDLQQNLFKTRLTELINMEHPVVKLAGEISWDKMESEFEKLFSENGRPSIAIRKIAGMLLLKEMFKESDESVIERWIENAYWQYFTGETFFQTEQPFDPSNFVHFRKRIGDKGLEFLLGQSVSLHPKAKTEDEVQVDTTVQEKNITFPTDAKLAKKVIDNCRKIAEKESVVQRQSYRRVSKQLLRDAFFGHHPRRQKKAKMARKKLRTIGKRVLRELERKLPKDVLKGYEDVFKIYLKALTQERTTKDKIYSLHEPQVACIAKGKSGKAYEFGTKVAVVRGRKTGIISSVKRFSGNPHDSKTLEESLAQSERVRKSVGGTRPTKATTDRGFKGIKEVEGTAILLPAKKEKTKYGQQVARLRFRARAAIEPCISHLKRNHSLGLNFLKGVAGDINNALLAGIGYNLKMRLNQIKQQILLWLELVLRIFLGKYNFQSQKTAF